From Paenibacillus sp. PK3_47, the proteins below share one genomic window:
- the nirB gene encoding nitrite reductase large subunit NirB: MSAARKKLILVGNGMAGVRAIEHLLKLAPEAYEITIFGSEPHPNYNRIMLSSVLAGGAAMEDIIINDLEWYKSNNINLYTGHTVTSIDTEQRKVTTDKGIEAHYDELVLATGSDPFMLPLPGADKEGVIAFRDIKDCEIMQETSKTHKKALVIGGGLLGLEAARGLLHLGMEVSVVHIHDYIMERQLDEAAAVMLRKELEAQGMKFLLKKQSEAILGKKRVKGLLFADGTVEDTDLIVMAVGIKPNVALARKSGIEVNRGIVVSDYMETNIPGIYAVGECAEHRGIAYGLVAPLYEQGAVLAKKLAGVPTEGYAGSVTSTKLKVSGVDVFSAGRFTEQPGSRSLRYQDEIEGVYKKLVIEDDKLVGAVLFGDTGDGAHLFSMIKNGERIKGKEKELLLGISSDALGASKGNRLEGMADDEIICGCNGVSKGAIAEAIQSGGCTSVGQIKACTKASASCGGCKPLVEGLLQMYAGDNVVTVKEGICGCTTLGRDEIVAEIKRMELKTVKEVMNVLEWSNEEGCPKCRPSLNYYLGMLWPEEYIDEKESRYTNERYHANIQKDGTYSVVPRIYGGVTSPAELIKIAEVAVKFDVPLVKFTGGQRLDLLGVKKEDLPKMWEELDMPSGHAYGKTLRTVKTCVGSTFCRFGTQDAMGMGIRLEKAFERLNAPGKVKLAVSGCPRNCAEATIKDFGVVAIDGGWELHVGGNGGVHVRATDLLCVVKTDDEVLEWASAFLQYYRENAGWNERTAQWVERVGLDSIKQALEDPQERLALVERIQTALSVTTDPWKEIVNTPDLRKNFEQITQPATETV, from the coding sequence ATGTCAGCTGCACGCAAAAAACTGATTCTTGTCGGTAACGGAATGGCGGGGGTACGCGCGATAGAACATCTGCTCAAACTGGCTCCGGAGGCTTATGAAATTACTATTTTCGGATCAGAGCCGCATCCCAATTATAACCGCATCATGTTGTCCTCTGTCCTGGCAGGCGGAGCCGCAATGGAAGATATCATCATTAACGATCTGGAATGGTATAAAAGCAACAACATCAACCTGTATACGGGCCATACCGTTACTTCTATAGATACGGAACAGCGCAAAGTCACTACGGATAAAGGAATCGAAGCCCATTACGATGAGCTGGTCCTTGCAACAGGCTCTGATCCGTTCATGCTGCCGCTTCCGGGCGCAGATAAAGAGGGCGTTATAGCCTTCCGTGACATCAAGGACTGCGAGATTATGCAGGAAACGTCGAAGACGCATAAAAAAGCGCTCGTTATCGGAGGCGGTCTGCTTGGGCTGGAGGCGGCCAGAGGGCTGCTGCATCTCGGTATGGAGGTGTCCGTAGTTCATATCCATGATTATATTATGGAACGCCAGCTGGATGAAGCCGCCGCTGTAATGCTACGCAAGGAGCTGGAAGCCCAAGGCATGAAGTTTCTGCTTAAGAAACAATCCGAAGCCATTCTCGGCAAAAAAAGAGTCAAAGGCCTGCTGTTCGCAGACGGGACTGTGGAAGACACCGATCTGATCGTGATGGCAGTCGGAATCAAGCCGAATGTTGCGCTGGCACGGAAGAGCGGCATTGAAGTTAACCGCGGGATCGTGGTCAGCGATTATATGGAAACGAATATTCCCGGCATATATGCAGTCGGTGAATGTGCAGAGCACCGTGGAATTGCCTATGGGCTTGTAGCTCCACTGTATGAGCAGGGGGCGGTTCTCGCTAAAAAACTGGCAGGTGTGCCGACAGAAGGTTATGCCGGATCGGTTACATCGACCAAGCTGAAGGTGTCCGGTGTGGATGTGTTCTCTGCAGGCCGGTTCACCGAGCAGCCCGGTTCTAGGTCACTGCGTTATCAGGATGAGATTGAAGGGGTCTACAAGAAGCTGGTCATTGAAGATGATAAGCTGGTCGGCGCGGTATTGTTCGGAGATACGGGGGACGGGGCGCATTTATTCTCCATGATCAAGAACGGTGAGAGGATTAAAGGGAAGGAAAAAGAGCTGCTGCTCGGCATTTCCTCCGATGCGCTTGGTGCATCCAAAGGCAACAGGCTGGAAGGCATGGCGGATGACGAGATTATCTGCGGCTGTAACGGGGTGTCCAAGGGAGCGATTGCCGAAGCCATCCAATCCGGCGGCTGCACGAGTGTTGGCCAGATCAAAGCCTGCACCAAAGCTTCGGCATCCTGCGGCGGCTGCAAACCGCTGGTCGAAGGGCTTCTGCAAATGTATGCCGGAGATAATGTAGTAACTGTCAAAGAAGGCATCTGCGGCTGCACCACGCTTGGACGTGACGAGATTGTGGCTGAGATCAAGCGTATGGAACTGAAGACGGTGAAGGAAGTCATGAATGTCCTGGAATGGAGTAATGAAGAAGGTTGTCCGAAATGCCGTCCTTCACTGAATTACTATCTGGGAATGCTGTGGCCTGAAGAATATATTGATGAAAAAGAATCCCGTTACACTAATGAACGCTATCATGCCAATATCCAAAAGGATGGAACCTACTCTGTTGTTCCAAGAATTTACGGCGGGGTGACCTCACCGGCAGAGCTGATCAAGATTGCCGAGGTGGCGGTTAAATTCGATGTTCCGCTTGTGAAGTTCACAGGCGGCCAAAGGCTTGATCTGCTGGGGGTTAAGAAAGAAGATCTGCCGAAAATGTGGGAGGAGCTCGATATGCCTTCCGGCCATGCGTACGGGAAGACGCTGCGGACTGTCAAAACCTGCGTTGGCTCAACCTTCTGCCGCTTCGGCACCCAGGATGCGATGGGCATGGGAATCCGGCTGGAAAAGGCTTTTGAACGGCTGAATGCACCAGGCAAAGTGAAGCTGGCCGTCTCCGGCTGCCCCCGCAACTGTGCGGAAGCTACAATTAAAGACTTCGGAGTTGTCGCTATTGACGGCGGCTGGGAGCTTCATGTCGGAGGCAACGGCGGCGTGCATGTACGGGCAACAGACCTGCTGTGCGTAGTGAAGACCGATGACGAGGTTCTGGAATGGGCGAGTGCCTTCCTGCAGTACTACCGTGAGAATGCCGGCTGGAATGAACGGACTGCGCAGTGGGTGGAACGTGTGGGTCTGGACAGCATCA